A window of Streptomyces armeniacus contains these coding sequences:
- a CDS encoding TIGR00730 family Rossman fold protein → MNICVFCSAADLDEVYTAAAREFAELIGKRGHTLVWGGSDVGLMKVVADGVQGAGGRLVGVSVEFLRSKAREGADEMIVAATLAERKAILLERADAVVVMVGGTGTLDEATDILELKKHGMHGKPVVVLNTAGFYDGLKKQMQRMEAERFLPVPLTELVHFADDPGQALARLGG, encoded by the coding sequence TTGAACATCTGCGTCTTCTGCTCGGCCGCCGACCTCGACGAGGTGTACACGGCCGCTGCCCGCGAGTTCGCCGAGCTTATCGGGAAGCGCGGACACACCCTGGTCTGGGGCGGATCCGACGTCGGCCTGATGAAGGTCGTGGCGGACGGCGTGCAGGGCGCCGGCGGACGGCTGGTCGGCGTCTCGGTCGAGTTCCTGCGGAGCAAGGCACGGGAGGGCGCCGACGAGATGATCGTCGCGGCCACCCTCGCCGAACGCAAGGCCATCCTGCTGGAACGCGCGGACGCGGTCGTCGTGATGGTCGGCGGCACCGGCACGCTGGACGAGGCCACCGACATCCTGGAGCTGAAGAAGCACGGCATGCACGGCAAGCCGGTCGTCGTCCTGAACACCGCCGGCTTCTACGACGGGCTGAAGAAGCAGATGCAGCGCATGGAGGCGGAGCGGTTCCTGCCGGTCCCGCTGACCGAGCTGGTCCACTTCGCCGACGACCCCGGCCAGGCGCTGGCCCGGCTCGGGGGCTGA
- a CDS encoding Dps family protein — protein MSYAVKSTLPEQDLKIVGEALQGSLVDLVDLSLVAKQIHWNIVGPRFRSIHLQLDEVVSVARQYTDTVAERASALGIAPDGRVTTVAASSAVGTVKEGWLQDSVAVGTMVAALSAIIAKARERMTAVGKVDPVTEDVFIQLTGDLEKQHWMFQAENNS, from the coding sequence GTGTCGTACGCAGTGAAGAGCACGCTTCCGGAACAGGACTTGAAGATCGTCGGCGAGGCACTGCAGGGCTCGCTGGTCGATCTCGTGGACCTCTCCCTGGTCGCCAAGCAGATCCACTGGAACATCGTGGGGCCCCGCTTCCGGTCCATCCACCTGCAGCTCGACGAGGTCGTGAGCGTCGCGCGGCAGTACACGGACACCGTCGCCGAGCGCGCCTCGGCACTCGGCATCGCACCCGACGGCCGGGTCACGACCGTCGCCGCGAGCAGCGCCGTCGGAACGGTCAAGGAAGGCTGGCTGCAGGACTCGGTGGCCGTCGGAACGATGGTCGCCGCACTCTCCGCCATCATCGCCAAGGCGCGGGAACGCATGACGGCCGTCGGCAAGGTCGACCCCGTAACGGAAGACGTGTTCATCCAGCTCACCGGGGACCTGGAGAAGCAGCACTGGATGTTCCAGGCGGAGAACAACAGCTGA
- the ligA gene encoding NAD-dependent DNA ligase LigA, with translation MAGEQDAAVPAEQREKHAQLAEEIEAHRFRYYVKDAPVVSDAEFDRLLRELERLEEEHPSLRTPDSPTQKVSGQYETEFTEVAHRERMLSLDNAFDDEELEAWGERIARELEGVEYHLLCELKVDGLAVNLTYEHGRLTRAATRGDGRTGEDITPNIRTIGDIPERLHGDRVPELVEVRGEVFFPMERFQELNARLVEAGDKPFANPRNAAAGSLRQKDPKVSASRPLHMVVHGIGAREGFDIDCLSEAYDLLREWGLPTSTHTKVVDGLAGVRKFIAHYGDNRHSVEHEIDGVVVKLDEIRLQGRLGSTSRAPRWAIAWKYAPEEVNTKLVDIRVGVGRTGRVTPYAVVEPVTVAGSEVEFATLHNQEVVRSKGVLIGDTVVLRKAGDVIPEILGPVADLRDGGEREFVMPAECPDCGTELRPMKEGDIDLRCPNARFCPAQLRERIFYLAGRKCLDIEHFGYVAAAALTQPLEPAEPPLKDESQLFDMELEQLLPIRSHVLDQDSGLPKRDPETGEEKVVTFFANKEGEPKKNTLALLDGIQAAKQRPLARIITGLSIRHVGPVAAEALVREFRSLDRIMEADEAELAAAEGVGPTIAASLKAWFAEDWHREIVERWRAAGVRMEEEPAEGEEGPRPLEGITVVVTGTLQSHTRDGAKEALQRLGAKVSGSVSKKTGFVVVGENPGSKYDKAVQAKVPILDDEGFEVLLAQGPDAARDAALQPPE, from the coding sequence GTGGCTGGCGAACAGGACGCGGCGGTGCCCGCCGAGCAGCGTGAGAAGCACGCCCAGCTCGCGGAGGAGATCGAGGCGCACCGCTTCCGGTACTACGTCAAGGACGCACCCGTCGTCAGCGACGCCGAGTTCGACCGGTTGCTGCGCGAGCTGGAGCGGCTCGAGGAGGAGCACCCCTCGCTGCGCACCCCGGACTCGCCGACGCAGAAGGTCTCGGGGCAGTACGAAACGGAGTTCACCGAGGTCGCCCACCGGGAGCGGATGCTCTCCCTGGACAACGCCTTCGACGACGAGGAGCTGGAGGCCTGGGGCGAGCGCATCGCCCGCGAGCTGGAGGGCGTGGAGTACCACCTGCTGTGCGAGCTGAAGGTGGACGGCCTCGCGGTCAACCTCACGTACGAGCACGGGCGGCTCACCCGCGCGGCCACCCGCGGCGACGGGCGTACGGGCGAGGACATCACGCCGAACATCCGCACCATCGGGGACATCCCCGAGCGGCTGCACGGGGACCGAGTGCCGGAGCTGGTCGAGGTCCGCGGCGAGGTCTTCTTCCCGATGGAGCGCTTCCAGGAGCTGAACGCGCGGCTGGTGGAGGCCGGCGACAAGCCGTTCGCCAACCCCCGCAACGCCGCTGCCGGTTCACTCCGCCAGAAGGACCCCAAGGTGTCGGCCTCCCGGCCGCTGCACATGGTGGTGCACGGCATCGGCGCCCGCGAGGGCTTCGACATCGACTGCCTCTCGGAGGCGTACGACCTGCTGCGCGAGTGGGGCCTGCCGACGTCCACGCATACGAAAGTGGTGGACGGGCTCGCGGGCGTGCGCAAGTTCATCGCGCACTACGGCGACAACAGACACTCCGTCGAGCACGAGATCGACGGCGTCGTCGTCAAGCTCGACGAGATCCGGCTGCAGGGCCGGCTCGGCTCCACCTCCCGCGCGCCCCGCTGGGCCATCGCCTGGAAGTACGCGCCGGAGGAGGTCAACACCAAGCTGGTGGACATCCGCGTCGGCGTCGGCCGCACCGGCCGCGTCACGCCGTACGCGGTGGTGGAGCCGGTCACGGTGGCCGGCTCGGAGGTCGAGTTCGCGACCCTGCACAACCAGGAGGTGGTGCGCTCCAAGGGCGTGCTGATCGGGGACACTGTCGTGCTCAGAAAGGCCGGGGACGTCATCCCGGAGATCCTCGGCCCGGTCGCGGACCTGCGGGACGGCGGTGAGCGGGAGTTCGTGATGCCCGCCGAGTGCCCGGACTGCGGCACGGAGCTGCGCCCGATGAAGGAGGGCGACATCGACCTCCGCTGCCCCAACGCCCGGTTCTGCCCGGCGCAGTTGCGCGAGCGGATCTTCTATCTGGCCGGGCGCAAGTGCCTGGACATCGAGCACTTCGGCTATGTCGCGGCGGCCGCCCTGACCCAGCCGCTCGAGCCCGCCGAGCCGCCGCTGAAGGACGAGAGCCAGCTGTTCGACATGGAGCTGGAGCAGCTGCTGCCGATCCGGTCGCACGTCCTGGACCAGGACAGCGGCCTGCCCAAGCGCGACCCGGAGACCGGTGAGGAGAAGGTCGTCACCTTCTTCGCCAACAAGGAGGGCGAGCCCAAGAAGAACACGCTGGCCCTCCTGGACGGCATCCAGGCCGCCAAGCAGCGGCCGCTGGCGCGCATCATCACCGGGCTGTCGATCCGCCACGTCGGACCGGTGGCGGCGGAGGCGCTCGTCCGCGAGTTCCGCTCGCTCGACCGCATCATGGAGGCGGACGAGGCCGAGCTGGCCGCGGCCGAGGGCGTCGGGCCGACCATCGCGGCGTCGCTCAAGGCGTGGTTCGCCGAGGACTGGCACCGGGAGATCGTCGAGCGCTGGCGGGCGGCCGGCGTCCGGATGGAGGAGGAGCCGGCGGAAGGCGAGGAAGGCCCGAGACCGCTGGAGGGCATCACCGTCGTGGTGACCGGGACGCTGCAGTCGCACACGCGGGACGGTGCGAAGGAGGCGCTGCAGCGGCTGGGCGCGAAGGTCAGCGGATCCGTTTCGAAGAAGACCGGATTCGTCGTTGTCGGCGAGAACCCTGGCTCGAAATACGACAAGGCAGTGCAGGCGAAAGTGCCGATTCTGGACGATGAGGGCTTCGAAGTGCTGCTGGCACAGGGCCCGGACGCGGCCCGGGACGCCGCACTTCAGCCACCCGAATAG
- a CDS encoding cysteine desulfurase family protein, translated as MANSAYFDHAATTPMYPEAVSAMTGQLTVTGNASSLHSAGRRARRTVEEAREALGAALGARPSEVVFTGGGTESDNLAVKGLYWSRRAADPSRTRVLASPVEHHAVLDAVHWLADHEGATVEWLPVDTYGRVHPDALRAAIERNPDDVALATVMWANNEIGTVLPVRELAAVAAGFGIPMHADAVQAVGQVPVDFGASGLAALTLTSHKIGGPYGIGALLLGREHAPEPLLHGGGQERDVRSGTLDVPAIVGFATAARLATERRPEFARDVGALRDALVTSVRAAVPEAVLNGDPDPDGRLPANAHFSFPGCEGDSLLLLLDAQGIDCSTGSACTAGVAQPSHVLLAAGADPELARGTLRFSLGHTSTKAEVEALASAIGPAVERARAAGLS; from the coding sequence ATGGCAAATTCCGCCTACTTCGATCACGCCGCCACCACCCCGATGTACCCCGAAGCCGTCAGCGCGATGACCGGGCAGCTGACGGTCACCGGCAACGCCTCCTCCCTGCACAGCGCGGGGCGGCGGGCCCGCCGCACCGTCGAGGAGGCCCGCGAGGCGCTCGGCGCGGCGCTCGGCGCCCGGCCCAGCGAGGTGGTCTTCACCGGCGGCGGCACCGAATCGGACAACCTCGCGGTGAAGGGCCTGTACTGGTCCCGGCGCGCCGCCGACCCGTCCCGTACGAGGGTGCTGGCCAGTCCCGTCGAACACCACGCCGTGCTGGACGCGGTGCACTGGCTCGCGGACCACGAGGGCGCCACGGTGGAGTGGCTGCCCGTGGACACGTACGGCCGTGTGCACCCCGACGCGCTGCGCGCGGCCATCGAGCGGAACCCCGACGACGTGGCCCTGGCCACCGTGATGTGGGCGAACAACGAGATCGGCACCGTCCTGCCGGTACGCGAACTCGCCGCCGTCGCCGCCGGGTTCGGCATCCCGATGCACGCGGACGCGGTGCAGGCGGTCGGCCAGGTCCCGGTCGACTTCGGCGCCTCCGGGCTGGCCGCGCTCACCCTCACCAGCCACAAGATCGGCGGCCCGTACGGCATCGGCGCGCTGCTGCTCGGCCGCGAGCACGCGCCCGAACCGCTGCTGCACGGCGGCGGGCAGGAGCGCGACGTACGCTCCGGCACGCTGGACGTGCCCGCCATCGTCGGCTTCGCGACCGCCGCACGGCTGGCCACGGAGCGCCGCCCGGAGTTCGCCCGCGACGTCGGCGCGCTGCGGGACGCCCTGGTGACGTCCGTACGGGCGGCGGTGCCCGAGGCGGTGCTGAACGGCGACCCCGACCCGGACGGGCGGCTGCCCGCCAACGCGCACTTCTCGTTCCCCGGCTGCGAGGGCGACTCGCTGCTGCTCCTGCTCGACGCGCAGGGCATCGACTGCTCGACCGGCTCGGCCTGCACCGCGGGCGTCGCCCAGCCCAGCCACGTACTGCTCGCGGCGGGCGCCGATCCGGAACTCGCGCGCGGCACCCTCCGCTTCTCGCTCGGGCACACCTCCACCAAGGCCGAGGTCGAGGCGCTGGCCTCGGCGATCGGGCCGGCCGTGGAGCGCGCCCGCGCGGCGGGGCTGTCGTAG
- a CDS encoding NAD-binding protein yields MVVCGDNALAQRLTKELATVYGQHVCVVLPSLRGGDHGPRIAALVGAEELSVRAVEAQIPDDAALRAAGVREAAALALTSGDDQLNIHIALRARRLNPQLRLVIRMFNRTLGSYLENLLDRAVEVAHPDLDAAAIDASTTVLSDADTAAPSLVAAAVVGSDKIVSADGLLLRAKERTIGTRDRHRQPLCTLAVLPDTTDSGAGEGDTDEDPDGGNAPVLLPDDAALHGLPPDRGAVVLEAITRRPSAGGTAGRLPRLLPFQPLKELFSRRLRYSLAAMGAVLTTLAAVNWWMSGGSPVNAAYVVLLDFFAINDPKVNEPADEQLLQLLAGMAGLMMLPLLLAVVLESYGAFRKAAALPDPPRGLSGHVVLLGLGKVGTRVLDRLLELGIPVVCIERDHEARGIAYARSRRVPTLIADVTESGVLEDAKIKRSRALLALTSDDGINLEAVLYARQVKPELRVAMRLFDDEFATTVYRTLRDTYPLAQTRSRSVSALAAPAFAGAMMGRQVLGAIPVGRRVLVFAAVDVRDNPLLEGRTVDEAFHAGTWRVLALDVSEPGGRRSELSWMTSAEMSGLEWELHPGYVLRPDDRVVVAATRRGLGALLAAGPDAGPPPIAGTGPHRIPAPPPPPDSGG; encoded by the coding sequence ATGGTGGTCTGCGGGGACAACGCGCTGGCCCAGCGGCTCACCAAGGAGCTCGCGACCGTCTACGGCCAGCACGTCTGCGTCGTGCTCCCCTCCCTGCGCGGTGGTGACCACGGGCCGCGGATCGCCGCGCTGGTGGGCGCGGAGGAGCTGTCCGTACGGGCGGTGGAGGCGCAGATCCCGGACGACGCGGCGCTCCGCGCGGCCGGCGTGCGGGAGGCGGCGGCGCTCGCCCTGACCTCGGGCGACGACCAGCTGAACATCCACATCGCGCTGCGCGCCCGGCGGCTGAACCCGCAACTGCGGCTGGTGATCCGGATGTTCAACCGGACGCTCGGCAGCTATCTGGAGAACCTCCTCGACCGGGCCGTCGAGGTCGCGCACCCGGACCTGGACGCGGCCGCCATCGACGCGTCCACCACCGTCCTGTCCGACGCGGACACCGCCGCGCCCTCGCTGGTGGCCGCGGCGGTGGTGGGCAGCGACAAGATCGTGTCGGCCGACGGCCTACTGCTGCGCGCCAAGGAGCGCACCATCGGCACCCGCGACCGGCACCGGCAGCCGCTGTGCACGCTCGCCGTGCTGCCGGACACCACCGACTCGGGTGCGGGCGAGGGCGACACGGACGAGGATCCGGACGGCGGCAACGCGCCCGTGCTGCTCCCGGACGACGCCGCGCTGCACGGCCTGCCACCGGACCGGGGCGCCGTCGTACTGGAGGCGATCACCCGCCGCCCCAGCGCGGGCGGCACGGCCGGGCGGCTGCCCAGACTGCTGCCGTTCCAGCCACTGAAGGAGCTGTTCTCGCGGCGGCTGCGCTACTCGCTGGCGGCCATGGGCGCGGTGCTGACGACGCTGGCCGCCGTCAACTGGTGGATGAGCGGCGGGAGTCCGGTGAACGCGGCGTACGTCGTGCTGCTGGACTTCTTCGCCATCAACGACCCGAAGGTGAACGAGCCTGCCGACGAGCAGCTCCTGCAACTCCTCGCCGGCATGGCCGGGTTGATGATGCTGCCGCTGCTGCTGGCGGTGGTCCTGGAGAGCTACGGCGCGTTCCGCAAGGCCGCCGCGTTACCGGATCCGCCGCGCGGCCTGTCCGGCCACGTGGTGCTGCTGGGTCTGGGCAAGGTCGGCACCCGGGTCCTGGACCGGCTGCTGGAGCTGGGCATTCCGGTGGTCTGCATCGAGCGGGACCACGAGGCGCGCGGCATCGCGTACGCACGCTCGCGGCGGGTGCCGACGCTGATCGCGGATGTCACGGAGAGCGGCGTCCTGGAGGACGCGAAGATCAAGCGGAGCCGCGCGCTGCTCGCGCTCACCAGCGACGACGGCATCAATCTGGAGGCGGTGCTCTACGCCCGCCAGGTGAAGCCCGAACTGCGCGTGGCGATGCGCCTGTTCGACGACGAGTTCGCGACGACCGTCTACCGCACGCTGCGCGACACGTATCCGCTGGCGCAGACCCGCAGCCGTTCCGTGTCCGCGCTGGCCGCCCCGGCGTTCGCCGGGGCGATGATGGGGCGTCAGGTACTCGGCGCGATCCCGGTGGGCCGGCGCGTGCTGGTCTTCGCGGCCGTGGACGTACGGGACAACCCGCTGCTGGAGGGCCGTACGGTCGACGAGGCGTTCCACGCGGGCACCTGGCGGGTGCTGGCCCTGGACGTGTCGGAGCCGGGCGGACGGCGGTCCGAGCTGTCCTGGATGACCTCGGCCGAGATGAGCGGTCTGGAGTGGGAGCTGCACCCGGGTTACGTGCTGCGGCCCGACGACCGGGTGGTGGTCGCCGCGACGCGGCGCGGCCTGGGCGCCCTGCTGGCCGCGGGCCCCGACGCGGGGCCGCCGCCGATCGCCGGCACCGGCCCGCACCGGATCCCGGCCCCGCCGCCACCCCCGGACAGCGGAGGGTGA
- a CDS encoding methionine synthase gives MPGEDVRESARTITESLEALPYLPELPARGPGADMTGRTAGMLAELYAQLEPSGWRLADRPGRDTRRARAWLREDLDALEEFTQGFRGPLKVSAVGPWTLAAGLQRRGGEAMLGDPGACRDLTASLAEGLRTHLEDVRRRVPGAEPVLQLDEPALTAVLRGEVRTASGYRTYGAVDRTVAEGALRELAAVHDGPLVVHSCAPGVPFALLRRAGVTGISFDAGLLTEREDELIGEAVEGGVALFAGVLPGDGRDPGALSDPAGSVMGVRSLWRRLGLSPALLAESVVVTPACGLAGASPGYARAALAHCVRAARSLADNPA, from the coding sequence ATGCCCGGCGAGGACGTACGCGAGTCCGCGAGGACCATCACCGAGTCGCTGGAGGCGCTCCCGTACCTGCCGGAGCTGCCCGCACGCGGGCCCGGCGCGGACATGACGGGGCGTACGGCCGGGATGCTGGCCGAGCTGTACGCCCAACTGGAGCCCAGCGGCTGGCGGCTCGCCGACCGGCCGGGCCGCGACACGCGGCGGGCACGGGCCTGGCTGCGGGAGGACCTGGACGCGCTGGAGGAGTTCACGCAGGGCTTCCGCGGCCCGCTCAAGGTCTCCGCCGTCGGCCCCTGGACACTGGCCGCCGGCCTCCAACGGCGCGGCGGCGAGGCCATGCTGGGCGACCCCGGCGCCTGCCGGGACCTGACAGCGTCGCTGGCGGAGGGGCTGCGTACGCACCTGGAGGACGTACGGCGGCGGGTGCCGGGCGCCGAGCCCGTGCTGCAGCTCGACGAGCCGGCGCTGACCGCCGTGCTGCGCGGCGAGGTCCGTACGGCCAGCGGGTACCGCACGTACGGGGCCGTGGACCGGACCGTGGCGGAGGGCGCGCTGCGCGAGCTGGCGGCCGTACACGACGGGCCCCTGGTCGTGCACTCGTGCGCCCCCGGAGTGCCGTTCGCGCTGCTGCGCCGGGCCGGGGTCACGGGGATCTCGTTCGACGCGGGCCTGCTCACCGAGCGTGAGGACGAACTGATCGGGGAGGCGGTGGAGGGCGGCGTCGCGCTGTTCGCCGGTGTCCTGCCCGGTGACGGCCGGGACCCGGGCGCGTTGTCAGACCCTGCGGGTAGCGTCATGGGTGTCAGGTCGCTGTGGCGCAGGCTCGGGCTGTCCCCGGCACTCCTTGCGGAGTCGGTCGTGGTCACCCCCGCGTGCGGACTGGCGGGCGCCTCGCCCGGGTACGCACGCGCGGCGCTCGCCCACTGCGTCCGGGCCGCGAGATCCCTCGCTGACAACCCTGCGTGA
- a CDS encoding methyltransferase domain-containing protein: MRKRGVKSVLDVATGTGFHSVQLLDAGFETVSADGSAEMLAQAFENGVKYGEHILRVVQADWRWLNRDVHGEYDAIVCLGNSFTHLFSERDRRKALAEFYAMLKHDGVLILDQRNYDAILDRGFSSKHTYYYCGEDVAVEPEYMDEGLCRMRYRFADESVYHLNMYPLRKDYTRRLMAEVGFQRIETYGDFQHTYRDEQPDFFVHVAEKEYIMDDSEGDAYSAAVSTARSYYNSSDADTFYASVWGGEDIHIGLYERPDEPIPDASRRTVARMAAKLELTERSVVLDLGSGYGGSARYLAENHGCRVLALNLSEVENERHRNLNAERGLTGAIEVVDGSFEKIPYEDASVDVVWSQDAFLHSGNRHRTLEEVARVLKPGGQLIFTDPMAVDGCPTHVLQPILDRIHLDDMGSPAFYRREMARLGFSEAPGGAFEEHGEQLATHYGRVLQETERQEAEGLGSKVSADYLERMKKGLGDWVHGGRQKHLTWGIFHFIR; this comes from the coding sequence CTGCGCAAGCGGGGCGTGAAGAGCGTGCTCGATGTCGCCACCGGCACCGGCTTCCACTCGGTGCAGCTCCTCGACGCCGGGTTCGAGACCGTGAGCGCCGACGGCAGCGCCGAGATGCTGGCCCAGGCCTTTGAGAACGGCGTCAAGTACGGGGAGCACATTCTGCGTGTCGTCCAGGCCGACTGGCGCTGGCTGAATCGAGATGTGCACGGCGAGTACGACGCCATCGTCTGCCTCGGAAATTCATTTACGCATCTCTTCTCCGAGCGGGACCGCAGAAAGGCGCTCGCGGAGTTCTACGCGATGCTGAAGCACGACGGTGTGCTCATTCTGGATCAGCGCAATTACGACGCGATCCTCGACCGGGGATTCTCCAGCAAACACACCTACTACTACTGCGGTGAGGATGTCGCGGTAGAGCCGGAGTACATGGACGAGGGGCTGTGCCGAATGCGGTACCGCTTCGCCGACGAGTCCGTGTACCACCTGAATATGTATCCACTGCGCAAGGACTACACCCGGCGGCTCATGGCCGAGGTGGGCTTCCAGCGCATCGAGACGTACGGCGACTTCCAGCACACGTACCGTGATGAGCAGCCCGACTTCTTCGTCCACGTGGCGGAGAAGGAGTACATCATGGACGACTCGGAGGGAGACGCGTACTCGGCTGCCGTCAGCACCGCCCGCAGCTACTACAACTCGTCGGACGCCGACACGTTCTACGCCTCCGTGTGGGGCGGCGAGGACATCCACATCGGCCTCTACGAGCGCCCGGACGAGCCGATACCGGACGCCAGCCGGCGCACCGTCGCACGCATGGCGGCCAAGCTGGAGCTGACTGAACGTTCCGTCGTGCTCGACCTCGGCTCCGGCTACGGAGGCTCCGCCCGCTATCTGGCGGAGAACCACGGCTGCCGGGTCCTCGCGCTCAACCTCAGCGAGGTGGAGAACGAGCGGCACCGCAACCTCAACGCCGAACGCGGGCTGACCGGTGCCATCGAGGTCGTCGACGGCTCGTTCGAGAAGATCCCGTACGAGGACGCCAGCGTGGACGTCGTCTGGTCGCAGGACGCCTTCCTGCACAGCGGCAACCGGCACCGGACGCTGGAGGAGGTGGCGCGGGTGCTGAAGCCGGGCGGACAGCTGATCTTCACGGACCCGATGGCCGTCGACGGCTGCCCGACGCACGTGCTGCAGCCCATCCTCGACAGGATCCACCTGGACGACATGGGCTCGCCCGCCTTCTACCGGCGGGAGATGGCCCGGCTCGGCTTCTCCGAGGCGCCCGGCGGGGCCTTCGAGGAGCACGGCGAGCAACTGGCCACGCACTACGGCCGGGTGCTCCAGGAGACCGAACGGCAGGAGGCGGAGGGGCTGGGCTCCAAGGTCAGCGCCGACTACCTCGAGAGGATGAAGAAGGGGCTCGGGGACTGGGTGCACGGCGGCCGCCAGAAGCACCTCACCTGGGGCATCTTCCACTTCATCCGGTAA
- a CDS encoding SDR family oxidoreductase — MTAPETPETPEASDAPAAPAVHLLTGGGSGIGAAVATRLLERGDELWLLARDAGRAKELRERFPGARTVVGDLAEPDRLSWALGHQTLPDRLDSLQHIAGVVDLGEIGELTPKVWHATLAANLVAPAELTRLLLPQLRSARGHVLFVNSGAGLRANAQWGAYAASKHGLKALADALRWEESGNGIRVTSVYPGRTATPMQAKVHRQEGKEYDAARFIAPESVATTLLTALDLPRGTEITDLSVRPGG, encoded by the coding sequence ATGACGGCACCAGAGACACCTGAGACACCTGAAGCCTCCGACGCACCGGCGGCACCGGCCGTGCATCTCCTGACCGGCGGCGGCTCCGGCATCGGCGCCGCCGTCGCCACCCGCCTCCTCGAACGCGGCGACGAGCTCTGGCTCCTCGCCCGCGACGCGGGACGCGCGAAGGAGCTGCGCGAGCGCTTCCCCGGCGCCCGTACGGTCGTCGGGGACCTCGCCGAGCCCGACCGCCTCTCGTGGGCGCTCGGCCACCAGACGCTGCCCGACCGGCTGGACTCCCTGCAGCACATCGCGGGCGTCGTCGACCTCGGCGAGATCGGCGAGCTCACCCCGAAGGTCTGGCACGCCACCCTGGCGGCCAATCTCGTCGCCCCCGCCGAACTCACCCGCCTCCTGCTGCCGCAGCTCCGCTCGGCGCGCGGGCACGTCCTCTTCGTCAACTCCGGGGCCGGGCTGCGCGCCAACGCCCAGTGGGGCGCGTACGCCGCCAGCAAACACGGGCTGAAGGCGCTGGCCGACGCGCTGCGCTGGGAGGAGAGCGGCAACGGGATCCGCGTCACCTCCGTCTACCCCGGCCGTACCGCCACCCCGATGCAGGCGAAGGTGCACCGGCAGGAGGGCAAGGAGTACGACGCGGCCCGCTTCATCGCGCCCGAGTCCGTGGCGACCACGCTGCTCACGGCGCTGGACCTGCCGCGCGGCACGGAGATCACCGACCTGAGCGTGCGGCCGGGCGGCTGA